One region of Flavobacterium pisciphilum genomic DNA includes:
- a CDS encoding lysylphosphatidylglycerol synthase domain-containing protein has protein sequence MISIPHKAKQFLVLVVKLLIVGGAFYFIYNQLAQNDKLDWQKFTVLFKKNQSISGIAFILLLSVLNRYFEILKWQNLAQVIRKISVAEATKQVLGALTAGLFTPNGVGEYAGKALFFEKKNTKKVVFLNLICNGIQMVITVIFGIFGLLYFNSKYNVITPTTVALLFGLLFVVFLVVFLLKKITIKGYSIEKLIHKINEIPKSIHQKNILLGICRYLVFSHQYYFLFLAFDVDLSYFTLIATITAVYFLASSLPTFQFLDFAVKGSVAVYFFGILDVNEWIVIFISTLMWFLNVVLPVVIGSYYVLNFKTKTTN, from the coding sequence ATGATTTCAATTCCTCACAAAGCTAAACAATTCCTTGTTCTTGTAGTCAAACTTTTGATTGTAGGTGGCGCATTTTATTTTATATATAATCAACTGGCTCAAAACGACAAACTCGACTGGCAAAAATTTACTGTTTTGTTCAAAAAAAATCAATCTATTTCAGGAATTGCATTTATATTATTACTGAGTGTTTTGAATCGATATTTTGAAATTTTAAAATGGCAGAATCTAGCACAGGTTATTCGAAAAATATCAGTTGCTGAAGCTACAAAACAGGTACTTGGAGCATTAACTGCTGGACTTTTTACTCCAAATGGAGTTGGTGAATATGCTGGAAAAGCTTTGTTTTTCGAAAAGAAAAACACTAAAAAAGTAGTATTCTTAAACCTTATTTGCAATGGAATACAAATGGTCATCACTGTTATATTTGGAATTTTTGGTTTGTTGTATTTTAATTCAAAATACAATGTAATCACTCCAACTACTGTTGCATTACTTTTTGGTCTTTTATTTGTAGTGTTTCTAGTTGTTTTTCTATTAAAAAAAATCACCATCAAAGGATACTCAATCGAAAAGTTGATTCATAAGATTAATGAAATTCCAAAATCAATCCATCAAAAAAACATTCTTTTAGGAATTTGTCGTTATTTAGTATTCTCACATCAATATTATTTTTTGTTTCTAGCTTTTGATGTTGACCTCTCTTATTTCACTCTAATTGCGACGATTACAGCCGTTTATTTTCTAGCGTCATCATTACCTACTTTTCAGTTTTTAGATTTTGCTGTAAAAGGAAGTGTAGCAGTTTATTTCTTCGGAATTCTTGATGTAAACGAATGGATTGTAATTTTCATTTCGACCTTAATGTGGTTTTTAAATGTTGTTTTACCTGTTGTTATTGGGAGTTATTATGTTTTGAATTTTAAAACTAAAACCACAAACTAA
- a CDS encoding glycosyltransferase family 2 protein, which translates to MMLLYAIILIYCLVIAWLNYGFTKIKKQQSTGLDPKTHFTIVVPFRDEAENLPILLNSISALNYPIEFFEVILIDDDSEESFCILSQKFNIQITKNIRVSNSPKKDAITTAMQHATNQWIITTDADCIVPKNWLQILDNYIQLHDVSMIAGAVSYQCNNSFLDHFQQLDLTSLQGATIGSFGLNKGFMCNGANFAYTKSLFKKLNGFEGNNKIASGDDVFLLQKAIINFPEQVHYLKADENIIITKPTPDWRSLFYQRVRWAAKTGSYQSTFGKSLGILVFLANLSVALAWILCLTFQLNYINLLSILTLKFILDSILLYQTNSFLTNKQMRYFILSNLWYPFFSTSVALYSLLGSYEWKGRQFSK; encoded by the coding sequence ATGATGCTTTTGTATGCTATAATACTAATTTATTGCCTTGTTATTGCATGGCTTAATTATGGTTTTACTAAAATAAAAAAGCAACAATCTACTGGATTAGATCCAAAAACACATTTTACAATTGTAGTCCCATTTAGAGATGAAGCAGAAAATTTACCAATTCTTTTAAATAGTATTTCAGCATTAAATTATCCTATAGAATTCTTTGAAGTAATTTTAATTGATGATGATTCAGAAGAATCCTTTTGTATTCTGTCTCAGAAATTTAATATTCAAATAACAAAAAATATTCGTGTTTCGAATTCTCCTAAAAAAGATGCCATTACAACAGCAATGCAGCATGCTACAAATCAGTGGATTATTACAACCGATGCAGATTGTATTGTTCCTAAAAACTGGTTGCAGATTTTAGATAATTATATTCAGCTTCACGATGTTTCTATGATTGCAGGAGCTGTTAGCTATCAATGTAACAATTCATTTTTGGATCATTTTCAGCAATTGGATTTAACAAGTTTACAAGGCGCAACAATTGGAAGTTTTGGATTAAATAAAGGTTTTATGTGCAATGGCGCTAATTTCGCCTATACCAAATCATTATTTAAAAAACTAAATGGCTTTGAAGGGAACAACAAAATTGCCAGTGGAGACGATGTTTTTTTATTACAGAAAGCAATCATAAATTTTCCCGAGCAAGTACATTATTTAAAAGCCGATGAAAATATCATCATAACAAAACCAACTCCAGATTGGAGAAGCTTGTTTTATCAACGGGTTCGCTGGGCAGCCAAAACCGGCTCTTATCAAAGTACGTTTGGAAAATCATTAGGTATTCTTGTTTTCCTTGCCAATTTAAGTGTGGCATTAGCTTGGATTCTGTGTCTTACATTCCAACTAAACTATATCAATCTATTAAGCATACTAACTCTTAAGTTTATTCTAGACTCGATATTACTTTATCAAACCAATTCTTTTCTAACCAATAAACAAATGCGTTACTTTATTTTATCAAATTTATGGTATCCGTTTTTCAGTACTAGCGTTGCTTTATACAGTTTATTAGGAAGTTATGAATGGAAAGGCAGGCAGTTTTCTAAATAG
- a CDS encoding DUF4184 family protein, with protein sequence MPFTFSHPAIILPFLKNKKFSATGLIVGAMSPDFEYFFRMKMQGDIGHTFLGMFLVDIPLGILVAFLFHELIKRPFIANLPDFLKERLFVLKEMNWVSYFKSNAHIVIFSLLLGIISHIFWDAFTHERGYFVQRIPFLNAELFTIPFYKIAQHLSSLVGMVFILLYIYKLPVRIKERNEVNLKYWLLVLCITVIILGIRFAFGMTLKQIGSIVVSTISSAFLALTFVGLIFIDRKTI encoded by the coding sequence ATGCCGTTTACTTTTTCGCATCCAGCCATTATTCTACCATTCTTAAAAAATAAAAAATTTTCTGCTACAGGTTTAATTGTTGGGGCAATGTCTCCTGATTTTGAATATTTTTTTAGAATGAAAATGCAAGGAGATATCGGACATACTTTTTTAGGAATGTTTTTAGTAGATATTCCTTTAGGAATTTTAGTTGCATTCTTATTTCATGAGTTAATAAAAAGACCATTTATAGCTAATTTGCCTGATTTCTTAAAAGAAAGATTATTCGTTTTAAAAGAAATGAACTGGGTTAGTTACTTTAAGTCCAATGCACATATTGTGATATTCTCGCTTTTATTAGGGATTATTTCTCATATCTTTTGGGATGCATTTACACATGAAAGGGGTTATTTTGTACAAAGGATACCTTTTTTAAACGCAGAATTATTTACTATTCCTTTTTATAAAATAGCACAGCATCTAAGTTCTCTAGTTGGGATGGTTTTCATTCTTCTATATATTTATAAGTTGCCTGTTAGAATTAAAGAAAGAAATGAAGTTAATTTAAAATATTGGCTTTTAGTACTATGTATTACTGTAATTATTTTAGGAATAAGATTTGCATTCGGAATGACGTTAAAGCAGATAGGAAGTATAGTAGTAAGTACAATTTCTTCAGCATTTTTAGCCTTAACTTTTGTCGGTTTAATTTTTATAGATAGAAAAACTATTTAG
- a CDS encoding DUF456 domain-containing protein produces MDSLLLLLGFICMIIGILGSFLPVLPGISLSWIGLLLLYLTKAVPMNYWILGITLAITIVISILNYIIPAKGTKKFGGSNYGVWGTNIGLVVGIFAPIPLGFIIGPFVGAFIGELIYDKKDHNRALKAATGSFIGFLASSFINFMLCIVFFGLFLSLVWQNRAGLF; encoded by the coding sequence ATGGATTCACTATTATTGTTACTCGGTTTTATATGCATGATTATTGGAATTTTAGGCAGTTTCCTACCTGTTTTACCCGGAATAAGCCTAAGTTGGATAGGTTTATTGTTACTTTATTTAACAAAAGCTGTTCCGATGAATTATTGGATTTTAGGAATTACACTGGCAATTACAATTGTCATTTCCATTTTAAACTACATCATTCCTGCCAAGGGCACTAAGAAATTTGGCGGTAGTAATTATGGCGTTTGGGGAACTAACATCGGCTTAGTTGTTGGAATTTTTGCCCCGATTCCTCTTGGTTTTATTATTGGCCCATTTGTTGGAGCTTTTATCGGAGAACTTATCTACGACAAAAAAGATCATAATCGTGCCTTAAAAGCTGCTACAGGTTCCTTTATTGGCTTTCTAGCTTCAAGTTTCATAAACTTTATGCTTTGTATTGTATTCTTTGGTTTATTCCTTTCGCTTGTATGGCAAAATCGTGCTGGATTATTCTGA
- a CDS encoding MFS transporter gives MLDNTSVFKSWVPNWAIIVILFFCMLHSMILLGVYSSNVTYASSFLDIEPEDLQFSMCVTYGTLLATILIESRFSKFFPTKKYLIAVFCLVAITIMLSAYVKNFSLFIIIRMAEGFLMALPGVPLRQLLITRFKSKNAIIIGFTFNYGALLLSSPFIMNIAVWLLENYDWKYMAYGSALFQIVCVLLIMITFNDSRLHRKIPLYQIDWTSFVLLLIAILCGAYFFVYAEKKYWFESFEIRFALIASLISTGLFIFRQLHVKRPCFDLNVFRYANLRIGFLLFFLFYIGRATLNICHSTMFSVWNWEPSRVAHVQFLNVIGNVIGMVLAAVFLAKTVASKYIFMLGFFILAVFHLWFTFLFVPDISLATMAIPYVLQGVAVGVLFVPLVLFTMSSVPTGLAPYSGAIGVSGRFWGSTIGFCIMQNAEKFFQKSHFTKLTQFVAPESPETQSRIAQTTQGFISKGFNPDEANLLAMKQILGSITKQSILLSNMEIFTLVGYGLLIVVILLGINQHLKQTFDVFRNRVWNSF, from the coding sequence ATGTTAGACAATACGAGCGTTTTTAAATCATGGGTTCCGAACTGGGCAATCATTGTAATCTTGTTTTTTTGCATGTTGCACTCTATGATTTTGTTGGGAGTTTACTCTTCAAATGTTACTTATGCATCAAGTTTTTTGGATATAGAGCCAGAAGATTTACAATTTTCGATGTGTGTTACTTATGGAACTTTACTTGCCACAATATTAATAGAGAGTCGATTCTCTAAATTTTTCCCAACCAAAAAATATTTGATTGCAGTATTTTGTTTAGTAGCTATTACTATAATGCTGTCGGCTTATGTTAAGAACTTTTCGCTATTCATTATTATAAGAATGGCTGAAGGTTTTTTAATGGCATTGCCAGGTGTGCCGTTAAGGCAATTATTAATTACCCGATTTAAATCTAAAAATGCAATTATAATTGGATTTACATTTAATTATGGTGCATTGTTGTTATCATCGCCTTTTATAATGAATATTGCTGTTTGGCTTTTGGAGAACTACGACTGGAAATATATGGCGTACGGATCAGCATTATTTCAGATTGTTTGTGTTTTACTAATCATGATAACCTTTAATGATAGTCGTCTTCACCGAAAAATCCCATTGTATCAAATAGATTGGACTAGTTTTGTTTTATTGTTAATAGCCATATTATGCGGAGCGTATTTCTTTGTATATGCTGAGAAAAAATATTGGTTTGAATCTTTCGAAATCCGATTTGCATTAATTGCATCTTTAATTTCGACAGGCTTGTTTATTTTTAGACAATTGCATGTAAAACGTCCTTGTTTTGATCTGAATGTTTTTCGATATGCCAATCTGCGAATCGGTTTTCTGTTGTTTTTTCTTTTCTATATAGGTAGAGCAACACTTAATATTTGTCATAGTACGATGTTTAGTGTCTGGAATTGGGAACCCTCACGTGTTGCTCATGTTCAATTTCTTAATGTGATAGGTAATGTTATCGGAATGGTTTTGGCTGCGGTTTTTCTAGCAAAAACGGTAGCGTCTAAATATATTTTTATGCTAGGATTCTTTATTCTAGCAGTATTCCATTTATGGTTTACCTTTCTTTTTGTGCCTGATATTTCATTGGCAACAATGGCAATACCATATGTTTTGCAAGGAGTTGCAGTTGGAGTTTTGTTTGTGCCATTAGTTTTGTTTACCATGTCATCAGTACCAACAGGCTTGGCACCTTATTCTGGAGCGATAGGGGTTTCTGGTCGTTTTTGGGGAAGTACGATAGGGTTTTGTATTATGCAAAATGCTGAGAAATTTTTTCAGAAATCGCATTTTACAAAGTTAACACAGTTTGTTGCACCCGAAAGTCCTGAGACACAAAGTAGAATCGCACAGACTACACAAGGTTTTATTAGTAAAGGTTTTAATCCGGATGAAGCTAATCTTTTGGCAATGAAACAAATTTTAGGTTCTATTACCAAGCAATCTATTTTGCTGTCTAATATGGAGATTTTTACTCTTGTTGGATATGGATTGTTAATTGTGGTAATTCTTTTAGGAATTAATCAGCATTTAAAACAAACTTTTGATGTCTTTAGAAATAGAGTTTGGAATAGTTTCTAA
- a CDS encoding HlyD family secretion protein: MVKIKNETRANKSFHTLITVIACVLVLSGIVLGIWFYVFNKNHEETNDAQVEQYVTPIMSRITGYVQEVRYEENQFVHKGDTLLVIDNREYKSRLDVALADVESAKGNSVVVEKNVVTTASATTIGKSQLAAAKTNLWKTQLEYQRYKALVKEEAATEQQLEKVKADYESAQAHYQEMSNRIETSTLNTSQAAASVPTAQTVIQSKQALADNAALFLSYTVITAPYDGWVAKKTIQPGQMIKEGQTLLSMVSKEKWITANFKETQVQFLTIGQEVEIHADALNDKEFVGVITSLSPASGARFSLLPPDNATGNFIKIEQRIPVRIKLKDTSEQADFLRAGMNITVVAEHK, translated from the coding sequence ATGGTAAAAATTAAAAATGAAACAAGAGCTAATAAGTCGTTTCATACATTGATAACAGTTATTGCGTGCGTGCTTGTTTTGAGCGGAATCGTTTTGGGAATTTGGTTTTATGTTTTTAATAAAAACCATGAAGAAACAAATGATGCTCAGGTTGAGCAGTATGTTACGCCTATTATGTCAAGAATCACTGGCTATGTTCAAGAGGTTCGTTATGAGGAAAATCAATTTGTTCATAAAGGAGATACTTTGTTGGTTATTGATAACCGTGAATATAAATCAAGGTTAGATGTTGCTTTGGCAGATGTTGAAAGCGCTAAAGGAAATAGTGTAGTTGTTGAAAAAAATGTAGTAACAACTGCAAGTGCAACTACAATTGGGAAATCGCAATTGGCTGCAGCCAAAACAAATCTTTGGAAAACACAACTAGAATACCAACGATACAAAGCTTTGGTTAAAGAAGAAGCAGCAACTGAGCAACAATTAGAGAAAGTAAAAGCAGATTACGAATCAGCTCAGGCTCATTATCAAGAAATGAGTAATCGAATTGAAACATCGACTTTAAATACATCGCAAGCAGCTGCGAGTGTTCCTACTGCACAAACAGTAATTCAGTCTAAGCAAGCGTTAGCAGATAATGCCGCTTTGTTTCTTTCATACACAGTAATCACTGCGCCTTATGATGGTTGGGTGGCTAAAAAAACAATTCAGCCAGGGCAAATGATAAAAGAAGGACAAACTTTGCTTTCGATGGTTAGTAAAGAAAAATGGATTACAGCAAACTTTAAAGAAACTCAAGTGCAGTTCTTGACTATTGGTCAGGAAGTCGAAATACATGCTGATGCACTTAATGATAAAGAATTTGTGGGTGTGATAACTTCGTTATCTCCTGCAAGTGGTGCACGATTCTCATTATTACCACCAGACAATGCTACTGGAAACTTTATTAAGATTGAACAAAGAATTCCAGTAAGAATAAAATTAAAAGACACAAGTGAACAAGCTGACTTCCTTCGTGCCGGAATGAATATAACTGTTGTAGCCGAACACAAATAA